The Pandoraea apista genomic interval ACGGTCATAGGCCGCAATGTCCGGCAGGTAGACCTTGAGCAGATAGTCGATCTCGCCCGCCATGCGGTGAATTTCGACGATTTCAGGCAATTCCCGTGCGCCGGCCACAAAGCGGACCATCCAGTCCTCGCTGTGGGTCGCCGCCTTGATGAACACAAACGCGGTCACGCGCAGGTCGAGTTGCTGGGGATCGCACAGCGTCACCTGCCCCGTGATGACCCCGTTTTCGCGTAAACGTTGCACGCGCCGCCAGCACGGCGTGGGCGACAGGTGAACCGCCTCGGCCAGTTCGCCCAGCGAACGAGAAGCATCGGCTTGCAGATTTTCGAGAATTGCGAGATCGGTCTTGTCCACGACAGCCACCTGGGAGGTAAATTTTTCCAAATCCTACCCGATTTGGCGGAATATTTGAAAGCCTTTACCCGACGTCGGCAGGTAGACTTCACAAATATTCCAGAAACAGAGGGCATTATGAAAATCTTCACCCGGCATCCCGCCTCTGTCGGCGAAAGCTACCTCCAGCACATGGGGTCCGCGTTGTCGTTCGCGTTGCCGTTACTGGGTGCGTTTCTGACCTGCCTCGTGCACGCCGTATTGCCGTTCATGTTCGAGAAAACGGGCAGCCGGATCATCGTGCGTCTGCACGATCGCATGGTGACCCACCGCCACCGTCACCCGCCCCAGGGTACTCAGGCGAATCAGACGGCGGCGGCCGCTGAGCAGGCGACGCGATAACAAGCCCGATAGCGTCTCAGGCGCGCTCGTGTGAGCGCATCAGACTCAGGGGCGCTCGGACGCCGGGTCCGGGGAGCGCGACGTGACCGTTACCCGACCGTCCGGTCCAAAGTGGACGTTGAACATTCCCGGCGTATTGACGCCGTCTTCCAGCCAGCGCCAACTCCAAACGGTTTCCTTCTTCAGGCGATATTCCGCCACGGTCGTTGGCTTGCCGAGCAAACGCCGCACATCGTCCTGCGACATACCCGGCTGCACCTGCCCGAAGTTTTCTGCGGCAAGCGCCTGCGTCACGGCTCGCAGCTTTCCGTCCGGAGCAATGTCAACCATATAGGTCCGCAAGCCACCCGGCGCGCGCGGGTACTCCAGCCGGCGCGAGCCGTCGTCGTTCTCCCAGACGATCTCGGGCTTGCCCATCTGCTCGCGCACCTGCGCTTCGGTGGTGACACCCGGCATGAGGTTGCGCAACAGCATGTCGTCCGGTTTGATGGCGTTGAACGTGTCACGCGCCTTCTCTCGCGCTTTGTCGATCTGCTGCTGATCGCAGCCGAATAACCCCAGCAGACTCGCGAACAATCCCATGGCGACTCCCCAACGAAGACTCCGGCGCAGCGCATGCGCCGAATGAACGGAACTACGCGACGTTAGCATCGGTACCACCTCCTCTTCACAGTTGACCGCTCCCCCGCGCTTCGCTGTGACTGATGCATCAGTCGAAGCGGCGGTTGAACAGCACGTCGAAGCCGGACAGCGAGCCGGTGCGCAGCACCAGTTGCCAGCGGCGTGAGACCTGCCACGTAATTTTCACGATACTCGCCGCGCTGGTCAGACTCTGCTCGTATCCGAGCGCGAAGTTGTCCGAGATCGCCTTGCCCACCTTCACCACCTGCTCGTCGTCCGACAGCCCCGAGTCGCTGGTGCCGATACTGAACTCGTCGATCCCCAGATCCTTGATGATGCGCTTGCCGCCGGTCGCTCCGAGCAATGCCGTCGCCGCACCGGCCATCGCCTGACGCTGGCCGAGGCCCGCACCGTCCGGACCGTGGCCGAACATCAGCCACGAGAGCTTCTCTTCGTCCGACACGTTGGGCTCGGAGACGAGCGACACGCGCGGCTGACGCACCGTGCCCGTGACGAGCACCCCGGCTGCGACCTCCTGATTGCGGCGCATGGCCTGAATGTAGATGTCGGGGTTGTCCAGCGGACCCACGAAGTTGATCTGACCTCGCTCGATGGCGAGCTTCCGGTCAAACGCCTCATACGTGCCCTCGGCCACCGTGATCGTACCGGTCGCGCGCATTGGCGAGAGCGGATCGCTCTGCACGCGCATGCTGCCGCGCAACAGCAGATCGGCGCCCGCGCCGACGAAGCGGAAGTCGCGCCCCAGATCCACTTCCACATTGATGTGCGGCGAGAATCGGCTGGCGGGCTTCGCGCTGATGCGTGCGGCCTCTTCCTTCGGATCGACCGGCTTGACGCGAGACTGAGCGCCGCCGCGTACGACCACAACGTCGTCGCCCAGCTTCGGCGCGCTTGTGGGCGGCAAAGCAAATCGCGCACGGTCGACGGTGAACTTACCGGTCACCGACATCGCGTCTCCGCTGCCTGCTGCCTTGGCCTCGCCACTCAACGAGAGCTGCCGGTCGGGCGCCGCGAACAATTGCAGTTTGTCGGCCGTCAGCGTGATACCAAGGGTCGGCTCGGGGGTATCGAGGCGGATGTTGCCCGCGGCCTTCGCCGTGCCACCGCCGCCGCCCGTCACAACGACGTCGCGCAACACGATCTCGGTCGGCGTCAGCGCAATGCGTACCCGGCCGTTCTTGATACTCACGCCGGTGTCGAACATCTGCACCGACAGATCATCCGCGGTCAGTTCTCCCGTGGGTCGTGGCTTGGCCACGGTGCCCGCCAGCGTCACTTGCAGGTTGGCGCGCCCCTTGAAGGCGAATTGCGCACCGGCCAGCGTCTCGAACTTCGAGAGGTCGGGAATGACAGCGGCAATGCGCCCGGTCAGCGGGGCGTCGTCCGGCACATTGGGGATCCCGCCCTGCACATGTAAGCCCGTCTTCACGTCGGCATCCACCGTGCCAATCAGCGACGAGACAGCCTTCACCGTCGTGCTCGCCGTCTGGCCCGACAGATCGATACGCGTGCGCAGTTCCGAGATACCCAGCGGCACGCGTGCACCGACCCCGCCCTTCTCCGGGCTCAGACCGGGAATACCGGTCACCGTCACCTTCACGCTTTCGTTGAGACCGCCGCGACGCAGTGTCACGTCGCCACGCCGGCGCACCATCTCGACAAATCCGTCGGCGCGCTGACCGACGCGCACATCCCACTTGCCGTCGAGCACAAGGTCGCTCTCCACCGGCGACGGCTCGCCGGTGAACGACTGCACCACGCGCAGCACCTGCGCAACGTCGAGCGTGTCGATGGTACCGGCGGTTTTCAACTGTCCGTCGCCGTAATCGAAGTTCGCGAGCGAGAGCTCGCCGGCGCCCGTCACCAATCTGGCCGCACCGAGATGCACACGTTCAGCGCTCGCTTCGACCTGCCACGGTGCCGCCAAATGGAGCTTCGGCACGCCACGGTTTTCGAGCGTCTGAATCGTGCCGCGCCAGCCCGGTTTGCCGCGCGTGTCGGTCACGGCACCGGCAGCGTCGAGCGTCATGTCGAGCGGCGCTTCGCGCAGCTTGCCCGCCGTTTTGAGATGCAGCGTATGGGCGCCACGGGTGCCCGCCAGCACCACGGAGAGGTTGTCGAGCCGCGCAACGTCGCTGGTGAACCCACGGCCATCGAGCGTCACGTTCAGACGGTCGCTCGCCGCGCCCGGCAAACCACCGCTCACATCTACCTTGCCGCTCAGATGCTCAAGCGTCTGCGCACCGAACACGAGCTTGTCGGCCGCGAGCGTGGCGACGACGGCCGGACGCTCGATCGTGCCCGACACCTGCCCGTCGAGTTGCAACCGGCCTGCGAGGCCGAAGCCGAGCTTGTCGAGCGATGGTGCATCGATATTCACCGCCATCTTGTCGCCCGGCGCGCCGAAATTGCCTCGCAACGCCACCTTGTTACCTGCTACGAGCAGGTTGGCGTCGCTCGGCAACAAGCGCGAACCGGCAAGCCTGACAGTGCCGGCCCCGCTCATGGGCAAGTCGGCGTAGACACTGTCCTGCAACGCGAATTTGAGTGAGAGGCCGAACGCCGGACGCAGTGTGCCCTGCGCGTCGAACTGGCCTGTGACGCTCGCTTGCGGGGTCTTGGCGCCGCGCTTCTGCGGACCGTACAGGTCGTACCACGCTGCGGGATCGAAGCGCGAAAGCTTGATCTGCGCCTGATACGCGCCGGTACCGCCGTTTTCGAGAACCCCGGTCGCGGCGACCTTACCGTTGCCCGCGTCGAGCGAGAAAGTGTGAATCGTAGTCCCCCTGGCGTCGAGCCCCACATCGGCCTGCACACGCCGGGCGGTGTCTCGCCAGTCGAGGACAATGCGCTGCCCGGCGGCGTCGAGCTTGATGTCGAGCGGCCCGGCGAGCTTTGTCGCCGGCAGCTTGCCGTAGAGGGCGCGCAGATCGAGATCGCGCATCGTGAAGGCGAACCCGCCAACCGTGGCCTCGGTATCAGACGTTTCCGACGTTACCGACGTTACCGACGTTGCCACCGGGGCCGCCGTAGCACCGCTCGCCCCCGACGCCACCGGGGCCGTCGCAGCCGTCGCGGCAATCTTCTCGCGACGCAACTCGCCGCTACCGGTGAGCAGCGCGCGGCCCGCGAGCTTCAATTCAATGCCGGTCAGGGCCTGACGCGTTGCATCGAGCAACACCTGCGTGCGAAGACTCTCGACGGGCAACCCGCCGGCATCGATAGCGCCAGGCTTGGCATTGACGACGGACACCGGCCCCAGCACTCGGAATGCCTTCGCCCCGGGTTCCGGCCGCAAGTCGGCTTGTACGGCCAGATCCGCCTCTGGCGCGCCGGCGGCGAAATCTCGCGGATTCAAGTGATCCAGTGCGATCCGCGCGCGAGAGAGCGGCACCGGGCCAAAGGGCGACGCCGCGATATGTGCCGTGCCGTTCAGCTTTTCGCCGCTCGCGCTCAGATCGATGACAAGTGCGTCGAGCGAGCCGGACAGATTGGCCTCCAACGCCACGGGAATATCGCCCGCCCTGGCCTGCAATCCAACGTTGCCGCCGAGCGCGAACGGACGCCGTCCGTTCAATTGCAGGTTCGCCTGCGCCTCGCCGTAGGGCGTGCCGACGTGTTCGATCTGAACGGTGTGTTGCGTACCATCGCTGCGCGCGGAGACCCGAATGTCGTCGAGTACCAGCGCGGGAGACGCCAACGTGAGCCGGCCAACGCGAACGTCGTTCAGCGTCAGCCCGAGCGGCAGGCGCAGGCTCGAAGGCATCGTCGTCGGCGTGTTCGATGGCGGCGACGGCGCAAACGCCAGCGCCACCTCGCCCGCGTGCAACTTGTCGACGGTGAAATGCAGCGGGCTCAGGCCCAACGCCCAGCGACTCTCAAGACGGCTTACGGTAATGCGCGTCGCGCCGTCGAGATAGCGCACATCGTTCACCGTGAAGCCCCGCGCGAAGCTGCCGCTGCGCCATTCGCCCGAGAGCTTGCCGCCAAGCGTCGACACGGCGGTTTGCCACAACCAGCGGCTGCCCCGCTCGCTCGACATTGCCCAGAGCAGCGCGCCGAGCGCCAACG includes:
- the bamE gene encoding outer membrane protein assembly factor BamE domain-containing protein, with translation MGLFASLLGLFGCDQQQIDKAREKARDTFNAIKPDDMLLRNLMPGVTTEAQVREQMGKPEIVWENDDGSRRLEYPRAPGGLRTYMVDIAPDGKLRAVTQALAAENFGQVQPGMSQDDVRRLLGKPTTVAEYRLKKETVWSWRWLEDGVNTPGMFNVHFGPDGRVTVTSRSPDPASERP
- a CDS encoding DUF6356 family protein, whose translation is MKIFTRHPASVGESYLQHMGSALSFALPLLGAFLTCLVHAVLPFMFEKTGSRIIVRLHDRMVTHRHRHPPQGTQANQTAAAAEQATR
- a CDS encoding translocation/assembly module TamB domain-containing protein encodes the protein MLAGIVLTLLLILALALGALLWAMSSERGSRWLWQTAVSTLGGKLSGEWRSGSFARGFTVNDVRYLDGATRITVSRLESRWALGLSPLHFTVDKLHAGEVALAFAPSPPSNTPTTMPSSLRLPLGLTLNDVRVGRLTLASPALVLDDIRVSARSDGTQHTVQIEHVGTPYGEAQANLQLNGRRPFALGGNVGLQARAGDIPVALEANLSGSLDALVIDLSASGEKLNGTAHIAASPFGPVPLSRARIALDHLNPRDFAAGAPEADLAVQADLRPEPGAKAFRVLGPVSVVNAKPGAIDAGGLPVESLRTQVLLDATRQALTGIELKLAGRALLTGSGELRREKIAATAATAPVASGASGATAAPVATSVTSVTSETSDTEATVGGFAFTMRDLDLRALYGKLPATKLAGPLDIKLDAAGQRIVLDWRDTARRVQADVGLDARGTTIHTFSLDAGNGKVAATGVLENGGTGAYQAQIKLSRFDPAAWYDLYGPQKRGAKTPQASVTGQFDAQGTLRPAFGLSLKFALQDSVYADLPMSGAGTVRLAGSRLLPSDANLLVAGNKVALRGNFGAPGDKMAVNIDAPSLDKLGFGLAGRLQLDGQVSGTIERPAVVATLAADKLVFGAQTLEHLSGKVDVSGGLPGAASDRLNVTLDGRGFTSDVARLDNLSVVLAGTRGAHTLHLKTAGKLREAPLDMTLDAAGAVTDTRGKPGWRGTIQTLENRGVPKLHLAAPWQVEASAERVHLGAARLVTGAGELSLANFDYGDGQLKTAGTIDTLDVAQVLRVVQSFTGEPSPVESDLVLDGKWDVRVGQRADGFVEMVRRRGDVTLRRGGLNESVKVTVTGIPGLSPEKGGVGARVPLGISELRTRIDLSGQTASTTVKAVSSLIGTVDADVKTGLHVQGGIPNVPDDAPLTGRIAAVIPDLSKFETLAGAQFAFKGRANLQVTLAGTVAKPRPTGELTADDLSVQMFDTGVSIKNGRVRIALTPTEIVLRDVVVTGGGGGTAKAAGNIRLDTPEPTLGITLTADKLQLFAAPDRQLSLSGEAKAAGSGDAMSVTGKFTVDRARFALPPTSAPKLGDDVVVVRGGAQSRVKPVDPKEEAARISAKPASRFSPHINVEVDLGRDFRFVGAGADLLLRGSMRVQSDPLSPMRATGTITVAEGTYEAFDRKLAIERGQINFVGPLDNPDIYIQAMRRNQEVAAGVLVTGTVRQPRVSLVSEPNVSDEEKLSWLMFGHGPDGAGLGQRQAMAGAATALLGATGGKRIIKDLGIDEFSIGTSDSGLSDDEQVVKVGKAISDNFALGYEQSLTSAASIVKITWQVSRRWQLVLRTGSLSGFDVLFNRRFD
- a CDS encoding Lrp/AsnC family transcriptional regulator, which produces MDKTDLAILENLQADASRSLGELAEAVHLSPTPCWRRVQRLRENGVITGQVTLCDPQQLDLRVTAFVFIKAATHSEDWMVRFVAGARELPEIVEIHRMAGEIDYLLKVYLPDIAAYDRFYKKLIRVADLQDISASFSMETVKFTTALPVDHLR